A region from the Variovorax paradoxus genome encodes:
- a CDS encoding ATP-binding response regulator, which yields MSAKLPSEGRRADVSPPLQHAAPAPVPTPTLLVRGNLQRDLFRLGVVPCAAVALALTGWFTHSRLQTLEAAFDAEGQAVARQVAAMSDLSLYAGDLPALQNVANAALRGGQVMRVEISNSAGVYVTAGPKASSLAQLRMFTSPVTLREASRASAFAPAGSTAAGETPIGLVQTFRDTTAYARERSRSLIASIGIALVALLAAWASVRHMARTVARPLRRISRTVAALEAGHFEARCDVAEGDSRAAAAGLGTGRAHELTVLAHDIDRLAERLQRNRQISEERVREATAVALQRMAEAEQAALSRARFLAAASHDLRQPLHAMGLFIDGLLPGASAAQRPAMLRLQESTEFMGVLLDDLLEISRLDAQVLTPAITKVPLAALFDQLNAQHAATAAETHVRLRWSDRGLAVRSDAALLQRIVGNLVANALRHAPAGGTVLVAARRARGKNGDSVRIEVRDNGIGIAPIHQGRIFEEFYQVANTERDRRRGFGLGLAICARIAALLGTRITLRSALQAGSTFALTLPAAHAAEAAAPEPAPLAPTPLAGLHCMVVDDDPAILDGSRALLEQWGCQVECVATGAEAIARLGTGDVHFDAVLCDLQLAGDADGMDVIDAARRLQPDALAVLVSGATGPEVLQRLRHGGVMLLTKPVAPAKLRALLTTRRHAHAA from the coding sequence ATGAGCGCGAAACTGCCGTCCGAAGGCAGGCGCGCCGATGTATCGCCGCCGCTCCAGCACGCCGCGCCCGCGCCGGTGCCCACGCCCACGCTGCTGGTGCGCGGCAACCTGCAGCGCGACCTGTTCCGGCTCGGCGTGGTGCCATGCGCCGCGGTGGCGCTCGCGCTCACCGGCTGGTTCACCCACAGCCGGCTGCAGACGCTCGAGGCGGCCTTCGATGCCGAAGGCCAGGCGGTGGCGCGCCAGGTGGCGGCCATGTCCGACCTGAGCCTTTATGCCGGCGACCTGCCGGCGCTGCAGAACGTGGCCAATGCCGCGCTGCGCGGCGGCCAGGTGATGCGCGTGGAAATCAGCAACAGCGCCGGCGTCTATGTGACGGCCGGCCCCAAGGCCTCGTCGCTCGCGCAGCTGCGCATGTTCACCTCGCCGGTCACGCTGCGCGAGGCGTCGCGCGCCAGCGCCTTCGCGCCGGCGGGCTCCACCGCCGCCGGTGAGACCCCCATCGGCCTGGTGCAGACCTTCCGCGACACCACGGCCTATGCGCGCGAGCGCAGCCGCTCGCTGATCGCGAGCATCGGCATCGCGCTGGTGGCGCTGCTCGCGGCCTGGGCCTCGGTGCGCCACATGGCGCGCACGGTGGCGCGGCCGCTGCGGCGCATCTCGCGCACCGTGGCCGCGCTCGAGGCCGGGCACTTCGAAGCGCGCTGCGACGTGGCCGAAGGCGACAGCCGCGCGGCCGCCGCGGGCTTGGGCACCGGCCGCGCGCACGAGCTCACGGTGCTCGCGCACGACATCGACCGCCTGGCCGAGCGCCTGCAGCGCAACCGGCAGATCAGCGAGGAGCGCGTGCGCGAAGCCACCGCGGTGGCGCTGCAGCGCATGGCCGAGGCCGAGCAGGCGGCGCTTTCGCGCGCCCGCTTCCTGGCCGCGGCCAGCCACGACCTGCGCCAGCCGCTGCATGCCATGGGCCTGTTCATCGACGGCCTGCTGCCGGGCGCCAGCGCCGCGCAGCGGCCTGCCATGCTGCGGCTGCAGGAGAGCACCGAGTTCATGGGCGTGCTGCTCGACGACCTGCTGGAGATCTCGCGGCTCGATGCCCAGGTGTTGACACCGGCGATCACCAAGGTGCCGCTCGCGGCGCTGTTCGACCAGCTCAATGCGCAGCATGCCGCCACCGCCGCCGAAACGCATGTGCGCCTGCGCTGGAGCGACCGCGGCCTGGCGGTGCGCAGCGATGCGGCGCTGCTGCAGCGCATCGTCGGCAACCTGGTGGCCAATGCACTGCGCCATGCGCCGGCCGGCGGCACCGTGCTGGTGGCCGCGCGCCGCGCCCGCGGAAAGAATGGCGACAGCGTGCGCATCGAGGTGCGCGACAACGGCATCGGCATCGCGCCCATCCACCAGGGCCGGATCTTCGAAGAGTTCTACCAGGTGGCCAACACCGAGCGCGACCGCCGCCGCGGCTTCGGGCTGGGCCTGGCGATCTGCGCGCGCATCGCAGCGCTGCTGGGCACCCGCATCACGCTGCGCTCGGCGCTGCAGGCCGGCAGCACCTTTGCGCTCACCCTGCCCGCGGCCCATGCGGCCGAAGCCGCCGCGCCCGAGCCCGCGCCCCTGGCGCCGACGCCGCTGGCCGGCCTGCACTGCATGGTGGTGGACGACGACCCCGCCATCCTCGACGGCAGCCGCGCGCTGCTGGAGCAGTGGGGCTGCCAGGTCGAATGCGTGGCCACCGGCGCCGAGGCCATCGCGAGGCTGGGCACGGGCGATGTGCATTTCGACGCGGTGCTGTGCGACCTGCAGCTGGCCGGCGACGCCGACGGCATGGACGTGATCGATGCCGCCCGGCGCCTGCAGCCCGACGCGCTCGCGGTGCTGGTCTCGGGCGCCACCGGGCCCGAGGTGCTGCAGCGGCTGCGCCATGGCGGCGTGATGCTGCTGACCAAGCCGGTCGCGCCGGCCAAGCTGCGCGCGCTGCTCACCACGCGGCGGCATGCGCACGCGGCCTGA
- a CDS encoding ABC transporter substrate binding protein: MAQPAAGASAAELTVLVGDELPAHAEFVQHLRAGQEPGSRFELVRLAPAAGTDAALPVETTARTDTEPERNAIAGVRTRSLRAAPADAALTLAVGAPAARAALERPGQQPLVLAMLSRLDYESLRASSPALRRGDRRVGVLLRDPAMADQLALIGAVLPQKHRVGVVATLESEPLVRELQRAAQNGNPPWDIQVEYAPDARSLAGALRAVVPRSDALLVLPDLIGDNQAATLSVLRAGAGAGLPVFGASEGLVRSGGLAAAVSTPAQLARQAHLLGQKLTNGAGGSGSPLVESAAPATVRVNITVARGLGLRLPEERELTERLTVTR, encoded by the coding sequence ATGGCGCAGCCCGCCGCCGGCGCCTCGGCGGCCGAGCTCACGGTGCTGGTGGGCGACGAACTCCCGGCGCACGCCGAGTTCGTGCAGCATCTGCGCGCGGGCCAGGAGCCGGGCAGCCGCTTCGAACTGGTGCGGCTGGCGCCGGCCGCCGGCACCGACGCCGCCCTGCCGGTGGAAACAACGGCCCGCACCGACACCGAGCCCGAGCGCAACGCCATTGCCGGCGTGCGCACGCGCAGCCTGCGCGCAGCGCCCGCGGACGCCGCGCTCACGCTGGCCGTCGGCGCGCCGGCCGCGCGCGCCGCGCTGGAGCGCCCGGGCCAGCAGCCGCTGGTGCTCGCGATGCTGAGCCGGCTCGACTACGAGAGCCTTCGCGCCAGCAGCCCGGCGCTCAGGCGCGGCGACCGGCGCGTGGGCGTGCTGCTGCGCGACCCGGCGATGGCGGACCAGCTCGCGCTGATCGGCGCGGTGCTGCCGCAGAAGCACCGCGTCGGCGTGGTCGCCACGCTCGAATCCGAGCCGCTGGTGCGCGAGCTGCAGCGCGCCGCGCAGAACGGCAATCCGCCCTGGGACATCCAGGTCGAGTACGCGCCCGATGCCAGGTCGCTGGCCGGCGCGCTGCGCGCGGTGGTGCCGCGCAGCGACGCCCTGCTGGTGCTGCCCGACCTGATCGGCGACAACCAGGCCGCCACGCTCTCGGTGCTGCGCGCCGGTGCGGGCGCGGGCCTGCCGGTGTTCGGCGCCAGCGAGGGGCTGGTGCGCTCGGGCGGCCTGGCCGCGGCCGTCTCCACCCCGGCGCAGCTGGCCCGGCAGGCGCACCTGCTCGGACAGAAGCTCACGAACGGCGCGGGCGGCAGCGGCAGTCCGCTGGTGGAATCGGCCGCGCCCGCGACCGTGCGGGTCAACATCACCGTGGCGCGCGGACTCGGCCTGCGCCTGCCCGAGGAGCGGGAACTGACCGAGCGGCTCACGGTCACCCGATGA
- a CDS encoding ATP-binding response regulator → MNWNFRVLRGLARLTFAQQLILLALVPATAATLAAIAVLTRQHLGNLTDLMRANAQTVALQVANAAQAPLVRMDRRMLQRTAQSGTYQPHVQQVQIWSEDGEIVANSETVDRARGEGLQVVVPIVSDEGRHNGKVMVEMSLDAVQDARRSVWLNVVLVLAISLVGVGLAGWWAARRISEPIRALGKAVDRLGAGEAASVAIEGTSEIRHLQHGFNQAARALAESHRLLQSRISEATAELARKNQQLEVASQAKTRLLAAASHDLRQPLHALTLFSDGLANGETDPVRLQRIGHIRECVDSLDRLFSELLNLSQLDAGVLQPQWADFPLDRLFDEISRNFRPVAEQQGLRLVARKTELWVRCDYVMLSRILNNLVSNSLRHTLEGGVLIGARRRGKGVRIDVVDTGVGIAPQHQARVFEEFYQVESTSRQAPRGARGMGLGLATVQRLAELLNTRVDLTSRPHKGTCVRVLVRSAPAALPAPSAAPPAGGAEEEASLENLRILVIDDERTILEGLTVVLTHWGAEVLAAQTRAEALALADAWEQPPDVVVSDLLLQGGDNGLDVIAALERHPRGIGPGTARLLVTGETKPDRLREVASAGIAVLYKPVSPRVLRQAIQAQRAAALANLDA, encoded by the coding sequence ATGAACTGGAACTTCCGCGTCCTCCGGGGGCTTGCGCGCCTCACCTTCGCCCAGCAGCTGATCCTGCTGGCCCTGGTGCCGGCCACCGCGGCCACGCTGGCGGCCATTGCCGTGCTGACGCGCCAGCACCTGGGCAACCTGACCGATCTGATGCGCGCCAATGCGCAGACGGTGGCGCTGCAGGTGGCCAACGCGGCGCAGGCGCCGCTGGTGCGCATGGACCGCCGCATGCTGCAGCGCACCGCCCAGTCGGGCACCTACCAGCCGCATGTGCAGCAGGTGCAGATCTGGTCGGAGGACGGCGAGATCGTCGCCAATTCCGAGACCGTCGACCGCGCGCGCGGCGAAGGCCTGCAGGTGGTGGTGCCGATCGTCAGCGACGAGGGCAGGCACAACGGCAAGGTGATGGTGGAAATGAGCCTGGACGCGGTGCAGGACGCGCGGCGCTCGGTGTGGCTCAACGTGGTGCTGGTGCTGGCGATCAGCCTGGTGGGCGTGGGCCTGGCGGGCTGGTGGGCGGCGCGGCGCATCAGCGAGCCGATCCGCGCGCTCGGCAAGGCCGTGGACCGGCTGGGCGCGGGCGAGGCCGCGAGCGTGGCGATCGAAGGCACCTCCGAGATCCGGCACCTGCAGCACGGCTTCAACCAGGCGGCGCGCGCGCTGGCCGAGAGCCACCGCCTGCTGCAAAGCCGCATCAGCGAGGCCACCGCCGAACTCGCGCGCAAGAACCAGCAGCTCGAAGTGGCCAGCCAGGCCAAGACGCGCCTCTTGGCCGCGGCCAGCCACGACCTGCGCCAGCCGCTGCATGCGCTCACGCTCTTTTCCGACGGGCTGGCCAATGGCGAAACCGACCCGGTGCGCCTGCAGCGCATCGGCCACATCCGCGAGTGCGTCGACTCGCTCGACCGGCTGTTCTCGGAACTGCTCAATCTCTCGCAGCTCGACGCCGGCGTGCTGCAGCCGCAGTGGGCCGACTTTCCGCTGGACCGGCTGTTCGACGAGATCAGCCGCAACTTCCGCCCGGTGGCCGAACAGCAGGGCCTGCGCCTGGTCGCGCGCAAGACCGAGCTCTGGGTGCGCTGCGACTACGTGATGCTCTCGCGCATCCTCAACAACCTGGTGTCGAACTCGCTGCGCCACACCCTCGAGGGCGGCGTGCTGATCGGCGCGCGGCGGCGCGGCAAGGGCGTTCGCATCGACGTGGTCGACACCGGCGTGGGCATCGCGCCGCAGCACCAGGCGCGCGTGTTCGAGGAGTTCTACCAAGTGGAGTCCACCAGCCGCCAAGCACCGCGCGGCGCGCGCGGCATGGGCCTCGGGCTGGCCACGGTGCAGCGCCTGGCGGAGCTGCTCAACACGCGCGTCGATCTCACGTCCAGGCCGCACAAGGGCACCTGCGTGCGCGTGCTCGTGCGCTCGGCACCGGCCGCGCTGCCGGCGCCGAGCGCCGCGCCCCCCGCCGGCGGCGCCGAGGAAGAGGCGAGCCTGGAGAACCTGCGCATCCTGGTGATCGACGACGAGCGCACCATCCTCGAAGGCCTGACGGTGGTGCTCACCCACTGGGGCGCCGAAGTGCTGGCCGCGCAGACGCGCGCCGAGGCGCTGGCGCTGGCCGACGCCTGGGAGCAGCCGCCGGACGTGGTGGTGAGCGACCTGCTGCTGCAGGGCGGCGACAACGGCCTGGACGTGATCGCCGCGCTCGAGCGCCATCCGCGCGGCATCGGGCCGGGCACGGCGCGCCTGCTGGTCACGGGCGAGACCAAGCCCGACCGCCTGCGCGAAGTGGCGAGCGCCGGCATCGCGGTGCTCTACAAGCCCGTGTCGCCGCGCGTGCTGCGCCAGGCGATCCAGGCGCAGCGCGCCGCGGCGCTGGCGAACCTCGACGCCTGA
- the phnD gene encoding phosphate/phosphite/phosphonate ABC transporter substrate-binding protein: MVRRGAATAILALLAGLPFMALAQPAPQPDAPVRFGILPLGGAFESRSDWDPLLAELSRAIARPVSVLSVNSYEALEQAIQRGEVDMAFLSGKMALDAVTQRRMKVVAQVVRHDGLPGYRALLLARKAPPFNSMKSLLAEPERWRLARGERQSLSGFIVPQLQLFLPNHIAMETRFQGEIVGTHQTTALAVANNEADVATNNTADFERFKQRFPAEAERLQVLWESELIPHAQIVVRREYPPELRSRVQAFLVGYGRAKGPRGDAERLVLKSLHDLAGFVAADNSSLQPAAKLAYQLAKQNAMSAQWVNDAARQARLSRIENGYAEQAAVLRDQSP, encoded by the coding sequence ATGGTGCGCCGCGGCGCCGCAACCGCCATCCTGGCGCTGCTTGCCGGCCTGCCGTTCATGGCTCTTGCCCAGCCTGCGCCGCAGCCGGATGCGCCGGTGCGCTTCGGCATCCTGCCGCTGGGCGGCGCCTTCGAGTCGCGCAGCGACTGGGACCCGCTGCTGGCCGAACTCAGCCGCGCCATCGCCAGGCCCGTGAGCGTGCTGTCGGTCAACTCGTACGAAGCGCTCGAGCAGGCCATCCAGCGCGGCGAAGTCGACATGGCCTTCCTGTCCGGCAAGATGGCACTCGACGCCGTCACCCAGCGGCGCATGAAGGTCGTGGCCCAGGTGGTGCGGCACGACGGCCTGCCCGGCTACCGCGCGCTGCTGCTGGCGCGCAAGGCGCCGCCATTCAACAGCATGAAGAGCCTGCTCGCGGAGCCGGAACGCTGGCGCCTCGCGCGCGGCGAGCGGCAGTCGCTGTCGGGCTTCATCGTGCCGCAGCTGCAGCTGTTCCTGCCCAACCACATCGCGATGGAGACGCGCTTCCAGGGCGAGATCGTCGGAACCCACCAGACCACCGCGCTGGCCGTGGCCAACAACGAAGCCGACGTGGCCACCAACAACACGGCCGACTTCGAGCGCTTCAAGCAGCGTTTTCCGGCCGAGGCCGAGCGGCTGCAGGTGCTGTGGGAGTCGGAGCTCATTCCGCATGCGCAGATCGTGGTGCGGCGCGAATATCCGCCCGAGCTGCGCAGCCGCGTGCAGGCCTTCCTGGTCGGCTATGGGCGCGCGAAGGGGCCCAGGGGCGATGCGGAGCGCCTGGTGCTCAAGTCGCTGCATGACCTGGCCGGCTTCGTGGCGGCGGACAACAGCTCGCTGCAGCCCGCCGCCAAGCTGGCCTATCAGCTGGCCAAACAGAACGCCATGAGCGCGCAGTGGGTCAACGATGCGGCGCGGCAGGCGCGGCTCTCGCGCATCGAAAACGGGTACGCGGAACAGGCCGCCGTGCTGCGCGACCAGTCTCCCTGA
- the phnD gene encoding phosphate/phosphite/phosphonate ABC transporter substrate-binding protein, translated as MSRLLRSLAMVLALAAIAAACLAQGSAGMADKGASPPVKSIRFGVLPLGGTVESRALWTPLLADMSQAMGVPVSAYSVASYEELDRAIQRDEIDMAFLSAKMALDAVMQRRMKVVAQIARRPGMPTHRAVLLTRKAGVPSTLEAVLAEPERWRLARGDSRSVTGFLIPQSQLFLPRKIAMETRFRGEIIGTHQATALAVANGDADVATNNTTDFERFREQFPVEAARLHIVWESEPPPGAQMVVRRSYPSEFQARLQAFLVGYGQGKGARADAEREVLKTLRAAYGYAPADDSALLSEAMLEYQLGQQSAMAAAWVNDAAREKRLQRIEKNYREQVEALRAGTGTPR; from the coding sequence ATGTCGCGCCTCCTGCGTTCCTTGGCCATGGTGCTTGCACTCGCGGCCATTGCCGCGGCTTGCCTGGCCCAGGGCAGTGCCGGCATGGCCGACAAAGGCGCCTCGCCGCCGGTCAAGTCGATCCGCTTCGGCGTGCTGCCGCTGGGTGGTACCGTCGAATCGCGCGCCTTGTGGACGCCGCTGCTGGCCGACATGAGCCAGGCCATGGGTGTGCCCGTGAGCGCCTACTCGGTGGCGTCGTACGAGGAACTCGACCGCGCCATCCAGCGCGACGAGATCGACATGGCCTTTCTCTCGGCCAAGATGGCGCTCGATGCCGTGATGCAGCGGCGCATGAAGGTGGTGGCGCAGATCGCGCGCCGGCCCGGCATGCCCACGCACCGCGCCGTGCTGCTGACGCGCAAGGCCGGCGTGCCCAGCACGCTGGAGGCCGTGCTCGCCGAGCCCGAGCGCTGGCGGCTGGCGCGCGGCGACAGCCGCTCCGTGACCGGCTTCCTCATTCCGCAGAGCCAGCTTTTCCTGCCGCGAAAGATCGCGATGGAAACGCGCTTTCGCGGCGAGATCATCGGCACCCACCAGGCCACCGCGCTCGCCGTGGCCAACGGCGATGCCGACGTGGCCACCAACAACACCACCGACTTCGAGCGCTTCAGGGAACAGTTCCCGGTGGAGGCCGCGCGGCTGCACATCGTCTGGGAGTCCGAGCCGCCGCCCGGCGCGCAGATGGTGGTGCGGCGCAGCTACCCGTCCGAATTCCAGGCCCGGCTGCAGGCCTTCCTGGTGGGCTACGGCCAGGGCAAGGGCGCGCGCGCAGATGCCGAGCGCGAGGTGCTGAAGACACTGCGCGCAGCCTACGGCTATGCCCCCGCCGACGACAGCGCGCTGCTGTCCGAGGCCATGCTCGAATACCAGCTCGGCCAGCAGAGCGCCATGGCCGCCGCCTGGGTCAACGACGCCGCGCGCGAGAAGCGCCTGCAGCGCATCGAGAAGAACTACCGGGAACAGGTCGAGGCATTGCGCGCCGGAACTGGCACCCCACGCTGA
- the tssK gene encoding type VI secretion system baseplate subunit TssK: protein MSWRTKVVWSEGMLLQPQHLQQSERHADHARHVLLRSTTPYAWGFAEIEIDQAALTLGKLALVRAVGIFGDGTVFDMPAVDPLPEPIDIPSSMRDEAVVLALPLRRAGAREADAEEYEELVRHRVLESEVPDSNTAGERTAVLQLGRLHTRLMRASEATDAWTTMGVARVVERRVDNQVQLDRAMLPPLLDVAGHGAIRSWLDELLGLLRQRGEALAGRMTQGGTGGVAEIADFMLLQTVNRNEAVFAHLAKSAMLHPQHFFEHALGLAGDLASFRDSRRVARFGPYIHDDLALSFRPLMDDLRRSLSMVLEQSAIRIELHDRKHGVRVAMVTDVELQRKATFVLAVNASMPSEALRARFPTQVKIGPVERIRDLVNLALPGVTLTPMPVAPRQIPFHTGANYFELETRNSDLWRQLEQSGGIAMHIAGDFPGLDLAFWAIRS, encoded by the coding sequence ATGAGTTGGCGAACAAAAGTGGTCTGGAGCGAGGGGATGCTGCTGCAGCCCCAGCACCTGCAGCAAAGCGAGCGTCATGCCGACCATGCGAGGCATGTGCTGCTGCGTTCCACCACGCCCTATGCCTGGGGTTTCGCGGAGATCGAGATCGATCAGGCCGCGCTCACGCTGGGCAAGCTCGCGCTGGTGCGCGCGGTGGGCATCTTCGGCGACGGCACGGTGTTCGACATGCCGGCGGTCGATCCGCTGCCCGAGCCCATCGACATTCCTTCTTCCATGCGCGACGAGGCCGTGGTGCTGGCGCTGCCGCTGCGCCGCGCCGGCGCCCGCGAGGCCGACGCCGAAGAATACGAGGAGCTGGTGCGCCACCGCGTGCTCGAATCCGAGGTGCCGGACTCCAACACCGCCGGCGAGCGCACCGCCGTGCTGCAGCTGGGCCGGCTCCACACGCGCCTGATGCGCGCCAGCGAAGCGACCGATGCCTGGACCACCATGGGCGTGGCCCGCGTGGTCGAGCGCCGCGTCGACAACCAGGTGCAGCTCGACCGCGCGATGCTGCCGCCGCTGCTCGACGTGGCGGGCCACGGCGCGATCCGCTCCTGGCTCGACGAGTTGCTGGGCCTGCTGCGCCAGCGCGGCGAGGCGCTGGCCGGCCGCATGACGCAGGGCGGCACCGGCGGCGTGGCCGAGATCGCCGACTTCATGCTGCTGCAGACCGTCAACCGCAACGAAGCCGTCTTTGCGCACCTGGCCAAGAGCGCGATGCTGCATCCGCAGCATTTCTTCGAGCATGCGCTCGGGCTGGCCGGCGACCTCGCGAGCTTTCGCGATTCGCGCCGCGTGGCGCGCTTCGGCCCCTATATCCACGACGACCTGGCGCTGAGCTTCCGCCCGCTGATGGACGACCTGCGGCGCAGCCTCTCGATGGTGCTGGAGCAGTCGGCCATCCGCATCGAGCTGCACGACCGCAAGCATGGCGTGCGCGTGGCGATGGTGACGGACGTGGAACTGCAGCGCAAGGCGACCTTCGTGCTCGCGGTGAATGCGAGCATGCCGAGCGAGGCGCTGCGCGCGCGCTTCCCGACACAGGTCAAGATCGGCCCGGTCGAACGCATCCGCGACCTGGTCAACCTGGCGCTGCCGGGCGTCACGCTCACGCCGATGCCGGTGGCACCGCGCCAGATTCCGTTTCACACGGGCGCCAACTACTTCGAGCTCGAAACGCGCAACAGCGACCTGTGGCGCCAGCTGGAGCAATCGGGCGGCATCGCGATGCATATCGCGGGCGACTTTCCCGGCCTCGACCTCGCGTTCTGGGCCATTCGTTCCTAG
- a CDS encoding DotU family type VI secretion system protein: MSTPPDPFAAFESERTVIKPKPRTPAGMPPPAAAPAAFFGGADPTPAVEVGEIGLLNPLVSAAGKLLVLIGKLRNLAQPPNVSALRASTADAVNQFDAAARRAGIPNESVLAARYVLCTSLDEAVANTPWGVQAGWNKQSLLVQFHNETWGGEKVFQLLAKLAQDVPTHRQLLELIYSVLALGFEGRYRVVDNGRAQLDSVRQRLADLIAKDRPPLEAELSPHWRGQGAGTVRLRESLPLWVFAAGFALLLALAWFGLRLTLNYRSDTTYAAVSGLRVPNIQIAPPAVPAKSPRLARFLEPEIKQGLVTVTDEADRSVVRLRGDSFFGSGSAEPMAASLPVLRRIGQALAEVKGEVLITGHSDNQPIRSLRYPSNWHLSAARADAVKGALTTLVDPARMRSDGKADAEPVAANDTPANRARNRRVDIVLLSEPDRVAAAGVTK, from the coding sequence ATGAGCACACCTCCCGATCCCTTCGCCGCCTTCGAGTCGGAGCGCACGGTCATCAAGCCCAAGCCGCGCACGCCGGCCGGCATGCCGCCGCCTGCTGCGGCGCCGGCGGCCTTCTTCGGCGGCGCCGATCCGACGCCCGCCGTGGAGGTCGGCGAGATCGGCTTGCTCAATCCGCTGGTCTCGGCCGCCGGCAAGCTGCTGGTGCTGATCGGCAAGCTGCGCAATCTCGCGCAGCCGCCCAACGTGTCGGCCCTGCGCGCCTCCACGGCCGATGCGGTGAACCAGTTCGACGCCGCCGCGCGCCGCGCCGGCATCCCCAACGAATCGGTGCTGGCCGCGCGCTACGTCCTCTGCACCTCTCTCGACGAGGCCGTGGCCAACACGCCCTGGGGCGTGCAGGCCGGCTGGAACAAGCAGAGCCTGCTGGTGCAGTTCCACAACGAGACCTGGGGCGGCGAGAAAGTGTTCCAGCTGCTCGCCAAGCTCGCGCAGGACGTGCCCACGCACCGCCAGCTGCTGGAGCTGATCTACAGCGTGCTCGCGCTCGGCTTCGAAGGCCGCTACCGCGTGGTCGACAACGGCCGCGCGCAGCTCGATTCGGTCCGCCAGCGCCTGGCCGACCTGATCGCCAAGGACCGCCCGCCGCTCGAGGCCGAGCTGTCGCCGCATTGGCGCGGGCAGGGCGCGGGCACGGTGCGGCTGCGCGAATCGTTGCCGCTGTGGGTGTTCGCGGCCGGCTTCGCGCTGCTGCTCGCGCTGGCCTGGTTCGGCCTGCGGCTCACGCTCAACTACCGCTCCGACACCACCTATGCCGCCGTGTCGGGCCTGCGCGTGCCCAACATCCAGATCGCGCCGCCCGCCGTGCCGGCCAAGTCGCCGCGGCTCGCGCGCTTTCTCGAACCCGAGATCAAGCAGGGCCTGGTCACCGTGACCGACGAGGCCGACCGCAGCGTGGTGCGGCTGCGCGGCGATTCCTTCTTCGGCTCCGGCAGCGCCGAGCCGATGGCCGCATCGCTGCCGGTGCTGCGCCGCATCGGCCAGGCGCTGGCCGAGGTGAAGGGCGAGGTGCTGATCACCGGCCACTCCGACAACCAGCCGATCCGCTCGCTGCGCTATCCCTCCAACTGGCACCTGTCGGCCGCGCGCGCCGATGCGGTGAAGGGCGCGCTCACCACGCTGGTCGATCCGGCGCGCATGCGTTCCGATGGCAAGGCCGACGCCGAGCCCGTGGCCGCCAACGACACGCCGGCCAACCGCGCGCGCAACCGGCGCGTGGACATCGTGCTGCTGTCCGAGCCGGACCGCGTTGCTGCGGCGGGAGTGACGAAATGA